The following coding sequences are from one Pseudonocardia sp. HH130630-07 window:
- the rplE gene encoding 50S ribosomal protein L5, producing the protein MTAPTTEIPRLKQRYRDEILDKLREEFGYSNIMQIPGLTKVVVNMGVGDAARDSKLIDGALRDLATITGQKPQLRRATKSIAQFKLREGMPIGAKVTLRNDRMWEFLDRLLTIALPRIRDFRGLEGNQFDGRGNYTFGLNEQSMFHEIDPDTIDRPRGMDITVVTTATTNAEGRALLRHLGFPFKES; encoded by the coding sequence ATGACCGCTCCGACCACCGAGATCCCTCGTCTCAAGCAGCGCTACCGGGACGAGATCCTGGACAAGCTGCGCGAGGAGTTCGGCTACTCGAACATCATGCAGATCCCCGGCCTGACCAAGGTCGTGGTGAACATGGGTGTCGGCGACGCCGCCCGGGACTCCAAGCTCATCGACGGCGCGCTGCGGGACCTGGCCACCATCACCGGCCAGAAGCCGCAGCTCCGTCGGGCGACGAAGTCCATCGCGCAGTTCAAGCTGCGTGAGGGCATGCCCATCGGCGCGAAGGTGACGCTCCGGAACGACCGCATGTGGGAGTTCCTGGACCGGCTGCTGACGATCGCGCTGCCCCGTATCCGCGACTTCCGCGGGCTCGAGGGCAACCAGTTCGACGGGCGTGGCAACTACACGTTCGGCCTGAACGAGCAGTCGATGTTCCACGAGATCGACCCGGACACCATCGACCGGCCGCGTGGCATGGACATCACCGTCGTGACCACCGCGACCACGAACGCCGAGGGCCGGGCGCTGCTGCGCCACCTGGGCTTCCCGTTCAAGGAGAGCTGA
- a CDS encoding type Z 30S ribosomal protein S14, translating to MAKKALINKANATPKFAVRGYTRCQKCGRPRAVFRKFGLCRVCLRDMAHAGELPGVSKSSW from the coding sequence ATGGCGAAGAAGGCGCTCATCAACAAGGCGAACGCGACGCCGAAGTTCGCGGTGCGGGGTTACACCCGCTGCCAGAAGTGCGGCCGTCCGCGTGCCGTCTTCCGCAAGTTCGGCCTGTGCCGCGTGTGCCTGCGCGACATGGCCCACGCCGGCGAGCTGCCGGGTGTGAGCAAGTCCAGCTGGTGA
- the rpsH gene encoding 30S ribosomal protein S8, with product MTMTDPIADMLTRLRNANSAYHDRVVMPHSKLKVSIAEILQKEGYIAAHHTEDAEVGKSLVVELKYGRNRERSIAGLRRVSKPGLRVYAKSTNLPRVLGGLGVAIISTSRGLMTDQQAYRNGVGGEVLAYAW from the coding sequence ATGACGATGACCGATCCGATCGCAGACATGCTGACCCGTCTGCGGAACGCGAACTCGGCCTACCACGACCGCGTCGTGATGCCGCACTCCAAGCTGAAGGTCTCCATCGCGGAGATCCTGCAGAAGGAGGGCTACATCGCGGCCCACCACACCGAGGACGCCGAGGTCGGCAAGTCCCTGGTCGTCGAACTGAAGTACGGCCGCAACCGGGAGCGGAGCATCGCCGGTCTGCGCCGGGTCTCCAAGCCCGGTCTGCGTGTGTACGCGAAGTCGACCAACCTGCCGCGGGTCCTGGGTGGGCTCGGCGTCGCGATCATCTCGACCTCCCGGGGTCTGATGACCGACCAGCAGGCCTACCGGAACGGCGTGGGCGGGGAAGTCCTCGCCTACGCCTGGTGA
- the rplF gene encoding 50S ribosomal protein L6, with protein sequence MSRIGKLPITVPSGVEITVDGRTVTAKGPKGTLSHTVIEPITVERDDDGTVLVKRPNEEREVRAYHGLTRSLVNNIVVGVSAGYEKKLEIHGVGYRVALKGSNLEFALGFSHPVIIEPAEGITFAVESPTRFSVSGIDKQLVGETAANIRKLRRPDPYKGKGVRYSGEQVRRKVGKTGK encoded by the coding sequence ATGTCACGCATCGGAAAGCTGCCCATCACCGTTCCGTCCGGCGTGGAGATCACCGTCGACGGCCGCACGGTCACCGCGAAGGGCCCCAAGGGCACCCTGTCGCACACCGTCATCGAGCCGATCACGGTCGAGCGCGACGACGACGGCACGGTGCTGGTGAAGCGCCCGAACGAGGAGCGCGAGGTCCGTGCCTACCACGGCCTGACCCGCTCGCTCGTCAACAACATCGTGGTCGGCGTCAGCGCCGGTTACGAGAAGAAGCTGGAGATCCACGGCGTGGGTTACCGGGTGGCGCTCAAGGGCTCGAACCTCGAGTTCGCCCTGGGCTTCTCGCACCCGGTCATCATCGAGCCGGCGGAAGGCATCACCTTCGCGGTGGAGAGCCCGACCCGGTTCTCCGTCTCCGGCATCGACAAGCAGCTCGTCGGCGAGACCGCCGCGAACATCCGGAAGCTGCGCCGCCCCGACCCGTACAAGGGCAAGGGCGTCCGTTACTCCGGCGAGCAGGTCCGCCGCAAGGTCGGAAAGACGGGTAAGTGA
- the rplR gene encoding 50S ribosomal protein L18, whose product MASQVARKRRDSRIRRHARLRKKISGTPVRPRLAVNRSSRHITVQLIDDLAGHTLAHASSLDVDVRGLEGDKKAKAAKVGELIAARAKAAGVSAVVFDRGGLAYHGRIAALADAAREGGLEF is encoded by the coding sequence ATGGCGTCCCAGGTCGCGCGCAAGCGTCGCGACTCGCGCATCCGCCGGCACGCCCGGCTGCGCAAGAAGATCTCCGGTACGCCGGTCCGTCCGCGCCTGGCGGTCAACCGCTCCTCGCGGCACATCACCGTCCAGCTGATCGACGACCTGGCCGGGCACACCCTGGCCCACGCGTCGAGCCTGGACGTCGATGTCCGTGGCCTGGAGGGCGACAAGAAGGCCAAGGCGGCCAAGGTCGGCGAGCTCATCGCCGCCCGGGCCAAGGCGGCCGGCGTCTCCGCGGTCGTGTTCGACCGCGGTGGCCTCGCCTACCACGGGCGGATCGCGGCTCTGGCCGACGCCGCCCGCGAAGGGGGCCTGGAGTTCTGA
- the rpsE gene encoding 30S ribosomal protein S5, with amino-acid sequence MPGRTRRDGGGPGGGSNDNRSNNRDRRDGGRGGAAQDKTPYIERLVTINRVSKVVKGGRRFSFTALMIVGDGDGLVGVGYGKAKEVPAAIAKGVEEAKKNFFRIPRIGGTIVHRVQGEAAAGVVMLRPASPGTGVIAGGPVRAVLECGGISDILSKSLGSDNAINIVHATVAALKGVQRPEEVAARRGLPLEDVAPHSMLRQRAEAEATRV; translated from the coding sequence ATGCCGGGACGTACGCGGCGTGACGGCGGAGGGCCCGGCGGCGGTAGCAACGACAACCGCAGCAACAACCGGGACCGCCGGGACGGCGGCCGTGGCGGGGCGGCCCAGGACAAGACCCCGTACATCGAGCGGCTGGTCACGATCAACCGCGTGTCCAAGGTCGTCAAGGGCGGTCGCCGGTTCAGCTTCACCGCGCTGATGATCGTCGGCGACGGCGACGGCCTGGTGGGCGTCGGCTACGGCAAGGCCAAGGAGGTGCCGGCCGCGATCGCCAAGGGTGTCGAGGAGGCGAAGAAGAACTTCTTCCGCATCCCGCGCATCGGCGGCACGATCGTGCACCGCGTGCAGGGCGAGGCCGCTGCCGGCGTCGTCATGCTGCGCCCGGCCTCGCCGGGTACCGGCGTCATCGCCGGTGGTCCGGTCCGCGCGGTGCTGGAGTGCGGCGGGATCTCCGACATCCTGTCCAAGTCCCTCGGCTCCGACAACGCCATCAACATCGTGCACGCCACGGTGGCGGCGCTGAAGGGGGTCCAGCGTCCGGAGGAGGTCGCGGCCCGCCGTGGCCTGCCGCTGGAGGACGTCGCTCCGCACAGCATGCTGCGCCAGCGTGCCGAGGCCGAAGCGACGAGGGTGTGA
- the rpmD gene encoding 50S ribosomal protein L30: MATLKITQVKSKIGAKKNQRDSLRSLGLRKIRQSVERPDDPQTRGYVHVVRHLVTVEEVQA; this comes from the coding sequence ATGGCCACTCTCAAGATCACTCAGGTGAAGAGCAAGATCGGGGCCAAGAAGAACCAGCGGGACTCGCTGCGTTCGCTCGGCCTCCGCAAGATCCGGCAGTCGGTGGAGCGCCCGGACGACCCGCAGACCCGCGGGTACGTCCACGTGGTGCGTCACCTCGTGACCGTGGAGGAGGTGCAGGCGTGA
- the rplO gene encoding 50S ribosomal protein L15 — protein MSDEQNVIKLHDLRPAPGSKKARTRVGRGEGSKGKTAGRGTKGTKARKTVSPRFEGGQMPLHMRLPKLKGFKNRFKVDYQVVNVGDLAELFPKGGEVGPAELVEAGAVRRNQLVKVLGEGELSGVALTVKAHKFSASAREKIAAAGGSVSEL, from the coding sequence GTGAGCGACGAGCAGAACGTCATCAAGCTGCACGACCTGCGTCCGGCCCCGGGCTCGAAGAAGGCCAGGACCCGTGTGGGTCGTGGTGAGGGCTCGAAGGGCAAGACCGCCGGGCGCGGCACCAAGGGCACGAAGGCCCGCAAGACGGTGTCGCCGCGGTTCGAGGGCGGGCAGATGCCGCTGCACATGCGGCTTCCGAAGCTCAAGGGCTTCAAGAACCGCTTCAAGGTCGACTACCAGGTCGTGAACGTCGGTGACCTGGCCGAGCTGTTCCCGAAGGGCGGCGAGGTCGGCCCGGCCGAGCTGGTCGAGGCGGGCGCCGTCCGTCGCAACCAGCTGGTCAAGGTGCTCGGCGAGGGTGAGCTCTCGGGCGTCGCCCTGACCGTGAAGGCGCACAAGTTCTCGGCGTCGGCCCGCGAGAAGATCGCGGCCGCAGGCGGTTCCGTCTCCGAGCTCTGA
- the secY gene encoding preprotein translocase subunit SecY, whose amino-acid sequence MLSAVRSALTTPDLRKKILFTLAIVAVYRLGANVPSPGVSYPNIQECVRQVEGGDNASVYSLINLFSGGALLQLSIFALGIMPYITASIIVQLLQVVIPRFEQLKKEGQSGQAKLTQYTRYLTIGIAVLQATGFVALAERGQLFQGCALPVIPDSSIFTLIVIVVTMVGGTTLVMWLGEQVTERGIGNGMSLLIFASIAHRIPAEGQQILENSGGLVFAGVCVFALAIIASVVFIENGQRRIPVQYAKRMVGRRMYGGTSTYLPLKVNQAGVVPVIFGSSLLYLPDLIARLAGNDGGWFQQFVQTYLVDQSNPVHIVLYMALIIFFTYFYVGITFNPDERAEDMKKYGGFIPGIRPGRPTAEYLNFVLSRITLPGSLYLGIIAVMPNFFLGITGSGQNQNFPFGGTAALIMVTVGLDTLKQIESQLMQRNYEGFLR is encoded by the coding sequence GTGCTCAGCGCAGTCCGGTCGGCCCTGACCACACCGGATCTCCGCAAGAAGATCCTCTTCACGCTGGCGATCGTTGCGGTGTACCGGCTCGGGGCCAACGTGCCGTCGCCGGGTGTGTCGTACCCGAACATCCAGGAGTGCGTCCGCCAGGTCGAGGGCGGTGACAACGCGAGTGTCTACTCGCTGATCAACCTGTTCTCCGGTGGCGCGCTCCTCCAGCTGTCGATCTTCGCGCTGGGGATCATGCCGTACATCACGGCGAGCATCATCGTGCAGCTGCTGCAGGTGGTCATCCCGCGCTTCGAGCAGCTGAAGAAGGAAGGCCAGTCCGGCCAGGCCAAGCTGACGCAGTACACCCGGTACCTGACGATCGGCATCGCCGTCCTGCAGGCCACCGGCTTCGTCGCGCTGGCCGAGCGCGGGCAGCTGTTCCAGGGCTGCGCGCTGCCGGTCATCCCGGACTCGTCGATCTTCACCCTGATCGTCATCGTCGTGACGATGGTCGGCGGCACCACGCTGGTGATGTGGCTCGGCGAGCAGGTCACCGAGCGCGGCATCGGCAACGGCATGTCGCTGCTGATCTTCGCGTCGATCGCGCACCGGATCCCGGCCGAGGGCCAGCAGATCCTGGAGAACTCCGGCGGCCTGGTGTTCGCCGGTGTCTGCGTGTTCGCGCTGGCCATCATCGCGAGCGTCGTGTTCATCGAGAACGGCCAGCGCCGCATCCCGGTGCAGTACGCGAAGCGGATGGTCGGCCGTCGCATGTACGGCGGCACCTCGACCTACCTGCCGCTGAAGGTGAACCAGGCCGGTGTCGTGCCGGTGATCTTCGGTAGCTCGCTGCTCTACCTGCCCGACCTGATCGCCCGGCTGGCCGGGAACGACGGCGGCTGGTTCCAGCAGTTCGTGCAGACCTACCTGGTCGATCAGTCCAACCCGGTGCACATCGTGCTCTACATGGCGCTGATCATCTTCTTCACGTACTTCTACGTCGGGATCACGTTCAACCCCGACGAGCGCGCCGAGGACATGAAGAAGTACGGCGGCTTCATCCCGGGCATCCGGCCCGGCCGGCCGACCGCGGAGTACCTGAACTTCGTGCTCAGCCGCATCACCCTGCCGGGCTCGCTGTACCTGGGCATCATCGCCGTCATGCCGAACTTCTTCCTCGGCATCACCGGCAGCGGCCAGAACCAGAACTTCCCGTTCGGCGGTACCGCGGCGCTGATCATGGTGACCGTGGGCCTCGACACCCTGAAGCAGATCGAGAGCCAGCTCATGCAGCGGAACTACGAGGGTTTCCTGCGTTAG
- a CDS encoding adenylate kinase yields the protein MRLVLVGPPGAGKGTQAEQMAKRLDVLHISTGDLFRANLRDETELGREAKRYIDAGDLVPDEVTVGMVADRLGDADTAGGFILDGFPRNTAQAASLAEILDAKGLALDAVVQFDVEDEVVVQRLLGRGRSDDNEDTIRNRQRVYREETAPLLDHYRDQLVTIDAVGEIDEITERVFAALRDRGA from the coding sequence GTGCGACTCGTTCTGGTGGGACCGCCCGGTGCGGGCAAGGGGACCCAGGCTGAGCAGATGGCCAAGCGGCTGGACGTCCTGCACATCTCCACCGGAGATCTGTTCCGCGCGAACCTGCGCGACGAGACGGAGCTCGGTCGTGAGGCGAAGCGCTACATCGACGCCGGCGACCTGGTCCCGGACGAGGTGACCGTCGGGATGGTGGCCGACCGGCTCGGCGACGCCGACACCGCCGGTGGGTTCATCCTCGACGGCTTCCCCCGCAACACCGCGCAGGCGGCGTCGCTGGCGGAGATCCTGGACGCGAAGGGGCTGGCGCTCGACGCCGTCGTCCAGTTCGACGTCGAGGACGAGGTCGTCGTGCAGCGTCTGCTGGGCCGTGGCCGCAGCGACGACAACGAGGACACCATCCGCAACCGGCAGCGCGTCTACCGCGAGGAGACGGCCCCGCTGCTGGACCACTACCGCGACCAGCTGGTGACGATCGACGCGGTCGGCGAGATCGACGAGATCACCGAGCGGGTGTTCGCGGCGCTGCGCGACCGCGGCGCCTGA
- the map gene encoding type I methionyl aminopeptidase, which yields MNGRGGIRGAIARYRGRDIELKTQRQLELMREAGALVAATLAAVTEQAKPGVSTGELDALAEQTIRDGGGVPSFLGYHGFPGSICASVNDRIVHGIPGPDQVLADGDLLSVDCGAILDGWHGDSAVTIAVGSVSAADLALSAACRGAMEAGILAVRADARLTDVSYAIQEACRAAAEADGADYGIVAEYGGHGIGTSMHMDPFLPNHGDPGRGPRLRPGMALAVEPMLVAGDPETEELDDGWTVVTASGGRAVHWEHTVAVTEEGPWLLTAPAGAPDRPGS from the coding sequence ATGAACGGTCGGGGTGGCATCCGTGGCGCCATCGCCCGGTACCGGGGCCGCGACATCGAGCTCAAGACCCAGCGCCAGCTCGAGCTGATGCGGGAGGCAGGTGCCCTGGTGGCGGCCACGCTCGCCGCGGTCACCGAGCAGGCCAAGCCCGGGGTGAGCACCGGTGAGCTGGACGCGCTGGCGGAGCAGACGATCCGGGACGGCGGTGGCGTGCCGTCCTTCCTCGGCTACCACGGCTTCCCGGGCAGCATCTGCGCCTCGGTGAACGACCGGATCGTGCACGGCATCCCCGGCCCGGACCAGGTGCTGGCCGACGGTGACCTGCTCTCGGTCGACTGCGGCGCCATCCTCGACGGCTGGCACGGCGACTCCGCCGTGACCATCGCCGTCGGGTCGGTGTCCGCCGCCGATCTCGCGCTGTCCGCGGCCTGCCGCGGCGCGATGGAGGCGGGGATCCTGGCGGTCCGGGCCGACGCCCGCCTGACCGACGTCTCCTACGCTATCCAGGAGGCGTGCCGGGCCGCGGCCGAGGCCGACGGTGCCGACTACGGCATCGTCGCCGAGTACGGCGGGCACGGCATCGGCACCTCGATGCACATGGACCCGTTCCTGCCGAACCACGGCGACCCGGGCCGCGGACCCCGACTGCGGCCGGGGATGGCGCTGGCGGTGGAGCCGATGCTCGTCGCCGGGGACCCGGAGACCGAGGAACTGGACGACGGCTGGACCGTCGTCACCGCGAGCGGGGGCCGGGCGGTGCACTGGGAGCACACGGTCGCCGTGACCGAGGAGGGCCCGTGGCTCCTCACCGCGCCGGCCGGCGCACCGGACCGCCCGGGTAGCTGA
- a CDS encoding Re/Si-specific NAD(P)(+) transhydrogenase subunit alpha: protein MSDEAGRDGPQRTVTVGVPREVREGERRVALVPKVLGKLSGRGARVVVESGAGSGALIPDAEYTSAGAEIGDPWAADVVAVVNPPTGEQIGRLRSGQVLVGFLSPLAHPETVQKLRAAGVTGFAMESIPRISRAQGMDALSSQANVAGYKAVLAAAEHSTRFFPMLTTAAGTVKPATALVLGVGVAGLQALATAKRLGARTTGYDVRPEVADQVRSLGAQWLDLGIDAAGEGGYARELSDDERAQQQQALSEAITGFDVVVTTALVPGRPAPRLVSAAAVEGMRPGSVIVDMAGEAGGNCELTEPGQTVVRHDVTIVSPLNLPSTMPEHASELYARNVTSLLELMLADGVLTPDVDDEVLVKSCVTRAEEGS from the coding sequence ATGAGCGATGAGGCCGGGCGGGACGGTCCGCAGCGAACGGTCACGGTCGGGGTACCGCGCGAGGTCCGCGAGGGCGAGCGCCGGGTGGCGCTGGTCCCGAAGGTGCTGGGGAAGCTCTCCGGTCGTGGCGCCCGGGTCGTGGTGGAGAGCGGCGCCGGTTCCGGCGCGCTGATCCCCGACGCGGAGTACACCTCGGCGGGCGCCGAGATCGGCGATCCGTGGGCGGCGGACGTCGTCGCCGTCGTGAACCCGCCGACCGGCGAGCAGATCGGCAGGCTCCGGTCCGGGCAGGTGCTGGTCGGGTTCCTGTCCCCACTGGCCCATCCGGAGACCGTGCAGAAGCTGCGCGCGGCCGGGGTCACCGGGTTCGCGATGGAGTCGATCCCGCGGATCTCCCGGGCCCAGGGCATGGACGCGCTGTCCTCGCAGGCCAACGTCGCGGGGTACAAGGCGGTGCTGGCGGCGGCCGAGCACTCCACCCGGTTCTTCCCGATGCTCACCACCGCGGCCGGGACGGTGAAGCCGGCCACCGCGCTGGTGCTCGGCGTCGGCGTCGCCGGGCTGCAGGCACTCGCCACGGCGAAGCGGCTCGGCGCCCGCACCACCGGCTACGACGTGCGCCCGGAGGTCGCGGACCAGGTCCGGTCGCTCGGCGCGCAGTGGCTCGATCTCGGGATCGACGCCGCGGGGGAGGGCGGTTACGCCCGTGAGCTCAGCGACGACGAGCGCGCGCAGCAGCAGCAGGCGCTGTCCGAGGCGATCACCGGGTTCGACGTCGTCGTCACCACCGCGCTGGTCCCGGGCCGCCCGGCCCCGCGGCTGGTCAGCGCCGCCGCGGTGGAGGGCATGCGGCCCGGCAGCGTGATCGTCGACATGGCGGGCGAGGCCGGCGGCAACTGCGAGCTGACCGAGCCGGGGCAGACGGTCGTGCGCCACGACGTGACGATCGTGTCCCCGCTGAACCTGCCGTCGACGATGCCCGAGCACGCCTCCGAGCTCTACGCCCGGAACGTGACCTCGCTGCTCGAGCTGATGCTCGCCGACGGCGTGCTGACCCCGGACGTCGACGACGAGGTCCTGGTCAAGTCCTGCGTGACGCGCGCGGAGGAGGGTTCCTGA
- a CDS encoding NAD(P) transhydrogenase subunit alpha, with the protein MDTGLLANLAILVLAGFVGFAVISKVPNTLHTPLMSGTNAIHGIVLLGAIVVLGREEVGVVDGIILVVAIAFGVINVVGGFLVTDRMLGMFKAKPTERKGDGS; encoded by the coding sequence ATGGACACCGGACTGCTGGCGAACCTCGCCATCCTGGTGCTGGCCGGCTTCGTCGGCTTCGCCGTCATCTCGAAGGTGCCGAACACCCTGCACACGCCGCTGATGTCGGGCACCAACGCGATCCACGGGATCGTGCTGCTCGGCGCGATCGTCGTGCTCGGCCGGGAGGAGGTCGGCGTCGTCGACGGGATCATCCTGGTGGTCGCGATCGCGTTCGGCGTCATCAACGTGGTCGGCGGCTTCCTGGTCACCGACCGGATGCTCGGCATGTTCAAGGCGAAGCCGACCGAGCGGAAGGGAGACGGATCGTGA
- a CDS encoding NAD(P)(+) transhydrogenase (Re/Si-specific) subunit beta, with amino-acid sequence MNLAATETLPDGPLGVIVPILYIVAFALFIYGLSGLTGPRTAVRGNKIAAVGMAIAVLATLLLVQANWILIVVGLVVGTLLGVPSARNVKMTQMPQMVALFNGVGGGAVALIAWAEFRGSDGFAGIELYVVIASMFAAIVGSISFWGSLIAFGKLQEILPGRPIGLGRVQQPLNLLLLALAVVAAVFAGLGGASETWIVAVLVIAAVVGVLVVLPIGGADMPVVISLLNAMTGLSAAAAGLALDNTAMIVAGMIVGASGSILTNQMAVAMNRTIPAIVAGGFGGTQAAAADDGVERTVKSTSAADAAIQMAYAAQVIVVPGYGMAVAQAQHAVKDMAKLLESKGVEVKYAIHPVAGRMPGHMNVLLAEADVSYDALKEMDDINDEFARTDVTLVIGANDVTNPSARTDPSSPIHGMPILNVDESRNVIVLKRSMGSGFAGIDNPLFFAENTSMLFGDAKSSVTEVTEELKAL; translated from the coding sequence GTGAACCTCGCCGCCACCGAGACGCTGCCGGACGGTCCGCTCGGCGTGATCGTCCCGATCCTCTACATCGTCGCGTTCGCGCTGTTCATCTACGGCCTGTCCGGCCTGACCGGGCCGCGCACGGCGGTGCGCGGGAACAAGATCGCCGCCGTCGGGATGGCGATCGCGGTCCTCGCGACCCTGCTGCTCGTGCAGGCGAACTGGATCCTCATCGTCGTCGGGCTGGTCGTCGGCACGCTGCTCGGCGTCCCGTCCGCGCGCAACGTGAAGATGACCCAGATGCCGCAGATGGTGGCGCTGTTCAACGGCGTCGGCGGCGGTGCGGTCGCGCTGATCGCGTGGGCGGAGTTCCGCGGGTCCGACGGCTTCGCCGGGATCGAGCTCTACGTCGTCATCGCGTCGATGTTCGCGGCGATCGTCGGGTCGATCTCGTTCTGGGGCTCGCTGATCGCGTTCGGCAAGCTGCAGGAGATCCTGCCGGGGCGCCCGATCGGGCTGGGACGGGTGCAGCAGCCGCTGAACCTGCTGCTCCTGGCGCTGGCGGTGGTGGCCGCGGTGTTCGCCGGGCTCGGCGGGGCGTCGGAGACGTGGATCGTCGCCGTGCTGGTGATCGCGGCCGTGGTCGGCGTGCTCGTCGTGCTGCCGATCGGCGGTGCGGACATGCCGGTCGTGATCTCCCTGCTCAACGCGATGACCGGGCTCTCGGCCGCCGCGGCGGGGCTGGCGCTGGACAACACGGCGATGATCGTCGCGGGCATGATCGTCGGCGCGTCCGGCTCGATCCTGACCAACCAGATGGCGGTCGCGATGAACCGGACCATCCCGGCGATCGTCGCCGGTGGGTTCGGCGGGACGCAGGCCGCGGCCGCCGACGACGGCGTCGAGCGCACCGTGAAGTCGACCTCCGCGGCGGACGCGGCGATCCAGATGGCGTACGCGGCGCAGGTGATCGTGGTGCCCGGCTACGGCATGGCGGTCGCCCAGGCCCAGCACGCGGTGAAGGACATGGCCAAGCTGCTGGAGAGCAAGGGCGTCGAGGTCAAGTACGCCATCCACCCGGTCGCCGGCCGGATGCCGGGGCACATGAACGTGCTGCTCGCCGAGGCCGACGTCTCCTACGACGCCCTCAAGGAGATGGACGACATCAACGACGAGTTCGCCCGCACCGACGTCACCCTGGTGATCGGGGCGAACGACGTCACGAACCCGTCGGCGCGCACCGACCCGTCCAGCCCGATCCACGGGATGCCGATCCTCAACGTCGACGAGTCCCGCAACGTCATCGTGCTGAAGCGGTCGATGGGGTCCGGGTTCGCCGGGATCGACAACCCGCTGTTCTTCGCCGAGAACACGTCGATGCTCTTCGGTGACGCGAAGTCGTCGGTGACCGAGGTGACCGAGGAGCTGAAGGCGCTCTGA
- a CDS encoding DUF397 domain-containing protein, whose translation MPHDDIVAALSASTTWHKSTHSGGENGGCVEVATIPGHAGVRDTKLGTASPVLAFTTAEWRAFLTGVAHGEFPAG comes from the coding sequence ATGCCCCACGACGACATCGTCGCCGCGCTCTCCGCATCCACCACCTGGCACAAGTCCACCCACAGCGGCGGGGAGAACGGCGGCTGCGTCGAGGTGGCGACGATCCCCGGACACGCCGGGGTCCGCGACACCAAGCTCGGTACGGCGAGCCCGGTCCTCGCCTTCACCACGGCGGAGTGGCGCGCCTTCCTGACCGGTGTCGCGCACGGCGAGTTCCCCGCCGGCTGA
- a CDS encoding helix-turn-helix domain-containing protein produces the protein MVASDSRTALKWWIAVELRRLREGSGLTREQAARATKGSIQAIGHFETGRTLPGPLQLDVLLELYGVPERIDHFQELRVRAKRGKDWWVGAHDAAPEHLNLFLGLETYAAQIESWDAHVVPGLFQTRDTAHALMSAVRRETPDSDGGGRDTAIEDLVELRMERQRRVLDRDEPPLVWRVIAEPALRWPIGGVEVQREQLRHLLALAERPNIEIQVLPFEAGAHPGTEGTFTLLSAPGELENYPGCVYVEDRIRGHYYDEADDIRVFSNELNRLRVEALRPGDSLALIARLLEEL, from the coding sequence GTGGTCGCATCGGACAGCCGGACGGCTCTGAAGTGGTGGATCGCCGTGGAACTGCGCCGGCTCCGCGAGGGCTCGGGCCTCACCCGGGAGCAGGCGGCCCGCGCGACGAAGGGCAGCATCCAGGCGATCGGGCACTTCGAGACCGGCCGGACGCTGCCGGGACCGCTGCAGCTCGACGTCCTCCTGGAGCTGTACGGGGTGCCCGAGCGGATCGACCACTTCCAGGAGCTGCGGGTCCGGGCCAAGCGCGGGAAGGACTGGTGGGTCGGCGCGCACGACGCCGCGCCCGAGCACCTGAACCTGTTCCTCGGCCTGGAGACCTACGCCGCACAGATCGAGAGCTGGGACGCCCACGTGGTGCCCGGCCTGTTCCAGACACGCGACACCGCGCACGCACTGATGAGTGCCGTGCGCCGGGAGACCCCGGACTCCGACGGCGGCGGGCGTGACACCGCCATCGAGGACCTGGTCGAGCTGCGGATGGAGCGGCAGCGACGAGTGCTGGACCGGGACGAGCCGCCGCTGGTCTGGAGAGTGATCGCCGAACCCGCGCTCCGCTGGCCGATCGGTGGTGTCGAGGTCCAGCGCGAGCAGCTACGTCATCTCCTCGCGCTCGCCGAGCGCCCGAACATCGAGATCCAGGTCCTGCCGTTCGAGGCAGGCGCCCATCCCGGTACGGAGGGCACGTTCACGCTGCTCTCCGCGCCGGGCGAGCTGGAGAACTACCCGGGCTGCGTCTACGTCGAGGACCGCATCCGGGGCCACTACTACGATGAGGCCGACGACATCCGCGTGTTCAGCAACGAGCTGAACCGGCTGCGCGTGGAGGCGCTCCGCCCCGGCGACTCCCTGGCCCTCATCGCGCGCCTCCTCGAGGAGCTCTGA